In Kineococcus sp. NBC_00420, a single genomic region encodes these proteins:
- a CDS encoding RidA family protein — translation MTFICPAALTDQAPCPYAYAATTSAEQTGDTAGACPLDADGQTVAVGEYVGQAQQVMANLVTTLREAGAELSDVVKSTVYVATSQREDLNAVWDVVHATFAHHDAPRTLLGVSVLGWPDQLVEVEAVAVVAAPTSTH, via the coding sequence ATCACCTTCATCTGCCCAGCCGCACTCACCGATCAGGCTCCCTGCCCCTACGCTTACGCCGCAACCACCAGCGCGGAGCAGACCGGCGACACCGCCGGAGCCTGCCCCTTAGACGCCGACGGGCAGACCGTCGCCGTCGGTGAATACGTCGGCCAGGCACAGCAGGTCATGGCCAACCTGGTGACCACCTTGCGTGAGGCCGGTGCGGAGCTGAGCGACGTCGTCAAGAGCACCGTCTACGTCGCCACGAGCCAGCGCGAGGATCTTAACGCCGTCTGGGACGTCGTTCACGCCACCTTCGCTCATCACGACGCCCCCAGGACACTCCTCGGCGTCAGCGTCTTGGGCTGGCCAGACCAACTGGTGGAAGTGGAGGCAGTCGCAGTCGTTGCTGCACCCACCTCCACGCACTAG